The segment TTGCATGGGGGCttgaaagggggagaaaaactgCCTTGGTGCACTGCTTCTCAGACTTTCTGCAAGTGCCTTTCCCCTTTGGAAGGTGACTGTCTCTGAGTAACactgccttctcccctccctcccccccccattctCAGCTCTAATCACTTACTGCAAATATTTATACTAATCAGAAACTAGCTAATACATCTTAATTACTGGCAGCACCTCGGTTCcaccagggctcagcaggggcAAACCAGCTGTAATTACTGAACTGTTGCTGGCAAAGATTATTTCCTTcctagcaaaaaaaaaccaaaactccaaaaaaaaaaaccaaaaccaaacccactttGAAATCCTTTTGAGCTCTTATGTgaccctgctggagatgaaaagAGGGTTGAGAAATACTGATCTGTgtaacacagcaagttatctgtAAAGGCTAATTTGGAAATGAGGAATTCCTCTCGTTTAAGAAATGAGTGTTACCAAGGGTGACAGATGGAGGGAAAGCACCAGGCTGTTTCCAAAGCAGCTCTACACTACAAACAGAcaatgggaatggaatggaatggaatggaatggaatggaatggaatggaatggaatggaataaaccagctcggaaaagacctttgagatcatcaagtccaacctatcactcaacaccatctaatcaacaaaaccatggcactaaacaccccattcagtctctttaaacacttccagtctgCCACCAGGGGTAAAtatctgggggggaaaaaacccaacccaaacctctctctctctagcaGAGTGCTTCAAACACCTCTCTTTGTGCCACATGAAACacaccttttatttttccctatcATATAAGTGAGTAGAAGTCAGCATTACCTAGAGGAGCAGAGACCACACCAGACAAGTTACATTCTGCTCTCTGATTCACTGTGGCAAAGCAATTAATCTTTATGGTTAACTTCTCCAGCTgccaaaggggaaaagggatgaTGGAGGACTTGTGCAGGGTACCATAGGGTTATATAAAGGTCTATTTATTCCAGATTCAAGTATTGCACATCAATATTTATTTGTGCATGTTTGTCAGTATCCACACATATGGCACAACttctttttgtgtttggggtAACAAATCCACAGCTGTTAGGACACAAATTCCATGCCCTTGTGTATCACACAGCATAATTGGACACAACCACTACAGGGCTTGCAGCAATTgcatgagagggaatggattgaagctcaaggagggtagatttagactggatattagaaagaaattcttgtcagtgagggtggtgagacactggaacaggttgcccagggagagcctggatgccccctccctggaggtgttgaaagccaggttgcatgaggccttgagcaaggtggtctagtgggaagtgtccctgcccatggcaccagAGTTGAAACTAAATAATCTTTAagggtccttccaacccaaaccattctaggcaTCTACGAAGCAGAACTTTTCTAGCTCTCAGTCGTGCTGCAAAACAGCAGGTGCCAAGCCCTGAGGCTCCCCCACTGCAGGCCATGCATGGCCGTAGCACACAGCAGAGGAATTTATCCCCTTTGGCAAGGACCAAAAGTGGAGACCTTTTGCATGGTGCTGCAGTGGAATTTCCCCACACCAGTCATAAAACCAAGCAGAGGCTTTGGGCTGAGCGCAGGAGGCACAGCAAGGTCTGCACTTAGCTGCTGAGGAAGCAAGCCTGACCTTGCTGCCTTTGGGCTCCCATTTACACAATGAAGCACTCTGCACAGCAATCAGGTGCTGCTCTAGCACACCAAAGCGATGCAGATGGCGCCTGGAAGGCTTTTCATTGAATTGCTCTTGACCAGAAAGCACTTAAATGTTTTCTTCCAACGGGTGTATAGGTGACACTAAGCACAAGTTAGAAGCTGATGGGAAGAAATGGACCACAACCAGCACCCTGACAGTCCTGGCTTATGGGCCCAATTCCACAGCCAGCTGCGCCGTTCGCCACCCAGCACTGAGAGAAGAGAAGCTGATGTCATCTTTCCTGTTTGAGAACCTCCCTAGGACAGGTACTGCAGGCTCCTCCACCAAAGGCTACCCCATTTTACCATTTTGAAGTGGTGAAATTTATGCAGATATGTAGGCAGAGCTGAAGCCCACAGTCTCCTTTTTGAATTCTTCTGTttctgcccattggaatgggctgcccggggaggtggtgggatcaatgttcctggaggtgtttggatgaggcacttagtgccatggtctggttgattagttagggttgggtgatcagttggacttgatgaccttggaggtctcttccaacctggttgattctgtgatcctgtgatactgcCTTACATGTAGAATCTATTTTAAATGAAAGGGCTATCGAGGGCAAAAGAACAACTCCAACTTAAGATTTGGAGGCTTTCTCCTGCTTCCTAACTACCTTAAAATCTGTTAAACATGaaaccacagcagcccagggaggttagCTCCCCACTGCTACTGCTAGAATTCAGGTGATGTTTGTCCTAAAGCTTTAAAGATAACTCCAAGTTTCTGTTGTCAGAAGCTGTGTGCTTCCTGTGCCTTCTGTGCACTAGACACATCCACTTGGAAGAGCCAGCAGGGTGTAAAGATTGTCAATTAACACTGAAGCTGCCTGTCTAATAATTCTCAGGGTAAACTCTGCCTCCCACCTCATCTTTAGAATGGATCTAACCATTCAGATTTGATTCTGCCTTAGATTGCTAGATTCAAGAAATGCTCCTAAAGTGCTCTGAAAGATGCATTGCtgttgggttgtgggtttttttcagtgacaaAACCAAATCCTGCATCAGCTGCACCAGAGGTGGACACACATGTCCCTGAGACTGAGCAGCCTACAGGTAGGCATTCATTGCTTGGTCTCTTTTTAATTGATGCACAGACAAGCAGAGCAGTGTTTCAACCAGTTGCCATCAGCACTGAGGGACATTTTGCACAGCCTATTTTGTTTCCCCAGTGACCACACCAGTGCCAGATCTCAAGAGCAACACAACCTCCACTCCAAGCTACCCACAGGCTACTGGTAAGGTTTCACTTCatttccaccccctccaccccccatcATTTCATAGCATTAAATATATTTGGAGGGCAGGGAAACTGAAGGTGGGGGGATAGGACTGTAGGTCTAACCACTGATCAGAGCAGCCAAAAAGGAGCAAGTTTCAAGGATCAGTTCAATAGCAAAGTGTCTCTGCTGATTTTTGTCctatgtttgggggggggggtgaggttGTTCCTTTAGGATCTGACCAACCAACCATCTCTTCTGCAGCACCAGAAGATCCAGTAGTTGCTAGCTCAGCACTGACACCCACCCAGCAAAACCTCCAACCAGATTTCACATCTGCTTGTAAGTTTGGTCTTAGTTACAGGAATTGACCAAGCCAGGACAGAAATGCCACTGAGAACAGCATTACAAGCCCACACACATAACATAAAGCACAGCATTTCTAGCTTGTGTGGAGAACCCTCGGTTTTACAGCTGGGAAAGCAGACAAGATCTCTTTTTAGATGCAGAACGACATCAGCAGTAGCAGCATggcaggaggccaggctgggatttCTCTGGATGGTTGCACTAGGTGGCACTGCACAACAACAGTTAATCTGTGCacgcagcagcctgcagcttgcAGTTCTTCAACGGAGGAGTTATTTCCAGCAGGAGAATTCAGAGTTCCACTATCCAAATCGGTTGgaccaaaccccaccaagtTGGTCACATGCACCTGCTGAACGTGACAGGCCCTGCAATGAGAAAAATCAATTGGCTGTCTTAGAAATACATAGAAACACAAAatcagaagcatagaattgtttggattggaaaaaCCCTCCAAGACCAACCACCAACTTAACACCACCATGAGcatgaaaccatgtcccagactGCCATGTCCactcatttcttgaacacttccagggacagagaatccaccacctccctgggcagcctgttcccacccCTGACCAATCTTatagcaaagaaattttttcctaacccTTTCCTGGTCCAACTTCAAgctatttcctcttgctctatcatctgatattagggagaaaagaccaacccccacctcagtgCAGCCTCCTTGGAGTGGAGAcaaatgaggtctcctctgagcctcctcttctccagactaaacactcccaggtccctcagctgctcctcataagacttcttTCCTAGACACttcaccagctgtgttgccctggAATCCTTgaattatttaggttggaaaaaaccatTAGGATCATCATGCTGCATCAGTGATTACAAATGCCACAGGATGGCTACAACCCAATAAAGAATTCACACCTACAGTGATGAACATATAAGGAAAGGGAGCCTGAATCTTAAGCAGGACTTTCACTAGGTGTGCTTGGATAAGGAAGAAAATCTCTTCTGACTGTCAAGTTTTGGTAGGCACAGTGGACATTATCATTTTAGTGTTATGAATCAGTGTCAACTCTACAAGGATATGTTGTCTGTGTGCATAAGAAACTCAGAGCTCACCTCTGTCTGTTTGCACAGGGCCTGAAGTAACAccacctgcagcaggaaaggaagGACTGGCTGGTTCATCAACTTATCATGTCCCAAACGGTATGACCTCACATCATCAGACAagggtggcagaggcagggatggCAACTGGGTGACCACACCACTCTGAGCTATGAAGACAGTAAAAGAGTACAGAAAAACCCTCTGCATTTCTTAAGGACCACTTTTCCCTTCAGACAAATGCTATTCTCCTTTCCATTCTTCCAGGGACTGAAGCAGCATTCAATGGCAACGTCACAGAAGAGGAACTTTCCAAGACAGAAGCCCCACTCCCAAGTGAAAATGTGACTGTGATTTCCATCACCTTTGGTATGACAGCTTCTAAACATTTCTTACACTAAGCTGGTCCTCCCTGGCCACATGTCCACCTCCAAACCATTTGTCAGGGTAATGCTGGCTTGCCGGCTTGGAGAAAGACCACAGAAACACAACCATTTTCATCACCTAGAAGAAAGCTAAATGCTACTGTTTGTGAGGCCCAAGCACTGATTTCTGCACAAGCAAGAAATGCTGTGGTTTATGTTGCATGATTATTTAGTCTGTGATTAAGTCAAATAGGTGACTTCTGCTCTCTCACCATCTTCATCTTCCCTGGTCCAGGATATGTCCTTCTACCAAAGACTCTTGGGAACCTATTTAACAGCACAAATGTACATCTGCCTCTTTTACAGAGGAAGATCCGAAATCTGAAGGCAtcaaaaagaaggagaagaatctCTTGCTGCCCATCTTGGTGGCTGCTCTGATTTTTGCACTGCTTATcattgtcctgctttttatgAGGAAGCTGAAAAAAGCTCATGGAGTGTGGAAGAGAGGTGAgtgatagcagcagcagcagttgctgggttgggctgtgttcagagggagagctgaggagcCTGTTAAACAGAGACAagacacagctcctgcagcctctggttAAATGTCCTTCTCCTATAAACAGTGACTTTGACTTGTGGCAAACTGTTTAAGAGTCCTTGTAACTGAGATGCCACAAAAGCCATGAAATGATCACTTTAAGCACATCTCTTAGATGGTCACGATGGTTGAGCCCTCACTTTATAACTCTTCTCTCAGCATTTTTATGCTGAAGGCAGAGAGTGAGGAATGGCCATGGAAAAATGCTCATCATTTTAATTGCCTTTGTTTTCTGCACAGAAAATGATGTCTCAGAGCAGACACTGGAGAGTTACAAATCCAGATCTAATGAAGACTGCCCAGGCCATGAGAAGAACGGACATGGTAAAAAGCTTTAACCAACAGAAACCAATTCCTGGTAAAGcattgctgctgcccacagcagaagATTGCAGTCAAGCCTGCTTTGCAAATTGCATGGTTTAAACTGTGAATATTCTAAAGCCAGCCCTTCATACATGGAGGGCCACCAGAGACATTATAGCTTCAGCAGGAGTGATGTGAAACTACAAAATTAAAGCCTTAGCTTCAATTAGGTTAGCTAGGATAGGTTAGTTGAACTGGATAATAGATAGACTGATAGGTTAGACTGGGTTATCACAATGGGTTTATATATAGCTTCCAAATCTAATGTACTGAAACACTATGCATGACCTGTAGTGGGAATACTACCATCCTGAATGGCTCTTAGCTGAtttcaccaccaccaaaacacccAAGCTTCgtcagccctgtccccagccagtGACTGGCTCCTCAGCTGGGATGTTTCTGCTCCACACTTGCACCAAGGCGTCTTTTGGCAGGTGGATAAGCCTGTGTGGCAAAACACGAGGGAACTTTGCCAGCGTCTTTCCACATGAGTTTCTTGCAGCACCTGAACTGCTTTAAAAGGGAAAGTGGCTCATAATTAGTCCTAGAATGTTTTTCaaaccttttcttccttttcaagtGTTTTTAGCTACAAAATATTTCAAGCATGCAGGTaccccctcctcttttccaaatcCACCAACCAACATGTGTTCATCTTTCAGCTGTCAGTCAGAAACCCAGCATGCAGTACGTGACAGAAGGCTGCATGGAAACTACCCAGAAGCCTCCAAGAGACAAAAACATTGCAACAAGAGAGAAACTGTTTGGGTGTGGAAAGGAAACAGATGTATAGCAATGGCAaacctgtgcaacctgcagAAACACCACTGGGTCCTGATAGTCACATTACAGTGCTCTGATCTTAATGTGGTTTCAAGGGGCAGAAGTACAAACAGCTACCCTCAAAGCTTCTCTTTAAATGGTGGGACAGGCAGATGGGCCTGGTGCTCCTAGAAAACTATTAGTAATGAGCACATTGATTTACCTGTAACTATTAGTAATGAACACAGTGACTTACTTGCAATCCTCAAAGGACTTCATTAAGCACTGCCAGAAATAGAGCTCATCAAATCCCATCTCAGGTCCTATCAGCAATTAAGGTCCTGCCAAGGGAACACACAATTAGCTCCAAGGACCACAGGCTAGGAAGATATCATGCAATGCTTCAGCTAACTCCTCTGCAAGCATGGGACTGAGCAGGAAAACCCAGGAGGTCCAAACCATCTGGGACTTGTATTATCTCTCTCTGAATCAAAACCTGGACATCCAAGCATCCTGACATCCAAACTGTCATTAAAACCCCTAAGACTTGTTCCCTCTTTGCTAagacttctgcctcagctgctcacctGTGCAATGACAACATCACACTGTGCTGTGCAAGACTGCACCAGTCTGCAAGGGGCTCTGAACCCAAAACCTTTGGGTGCTATGGTTGTGCAGCTtcccaaaggccttgctgaagtccagatggactccatccacagcctgccccatatccaccaggcagtcacctgggcatagaaggagatcagcttGGAGAGGTAGGAtttgcccttcctgaatccgtGTTATTGTTGCAGCAGCAAGAAACAGAGATTATTCCTTCTCACTAGAAGCAAGAAAACTGCTGAAAGCTACTTTTGTACTAACGAATTAACAAAGTCCCGCTGGGAATCACGACCTTTTCCAAGCGGGAAGAGTTCGCCGCAGCCCGGCACAGCCGGTACCACTCTCCCCGccaggggcggcggcggcggcttcCCCCGCGCCGCCGCGGCTCTTGGTACAGCGGCGTCCTCCGCTGCTGCCATGGCGACCAGCCGGGGCTGGGCACGGGGCCGAGCCGGGATCGCCGAGGGTGAGAGCGCTGGGGTGAGGGCAGCCGGGGGCGCGGCGAGGCCTTTGGCGGGGCTGCAGATCTGGCTCGGCTCGGGGAGCTGCCGAGTTGTGTccgggctggagagaggcttcgGGACAGGGCTTGCAGCGGGGACTCCCCTCCCTGCTTGGAGGCAGCGGGGGCTGGCCGGGGCGCTGCCGGCTGGCCGGGCGCTGCCGGCTGGCTGCGGggtctgctggctggctgcggGCGCTGCCGGCTGGCCGCGGGCGCTGCCGGCTGGCTGCGGGCGCTGCTGACCACAGGCAGTTTCCAGCGAAAGCTTCATGCCGATGCCAGGCGTTCCTCTGGACCGGCCGCGGCAGCAGCGGCCAGAGGTATCCTCTCGGTTGCAAAAGGAGTTCCGAAGGGTAAACTGCTGTGTGACTACCAGCGCTAACCCTGCAAAAGTTATAGTCGGCATTTCCATCTCTTAGCAGCCGCATACGTGGACTCTCCTATTAAACTAACTCTCCTACGAAAGTGGAGTTCACTGTATGCCTTTAAAGGGGATGGGTCACACTGTCCCAAGTACCTTTGTCACAAAACACTGTTTTTTCCTGCTCCCCCCGGACGGTTTATGCTGCAACACTCTGGTGGTACAAATGATTTAGGAACATTAAAATGCAAtcaaaagaaacttttcctaactGAAGAAGATTTCCAGTTCTTTTCACTGTGCTCTTTTCTGGCACACACACTTTCTTGCTAATCGCTTCCAGGCCAAAATGGCATAAAGTTGTATAAAGGGAATATAGAAAATGTCTTTTACCTCTCCAGAAGTTAACAGATAAAAAGTTATTGCTTTGTCttagcttcattttctttttcataagcTGTTTGTACACAGCTTTGTTACCATTAATAGTCTGAGGCAGATTTCGTAGCAGTAAGTCGTGCATTTGGGATATAAGGACCTTGATATTAACTGCTTAAAGGAAAAATCAGTGTAACAGATGGAAGCAAAGAATTGTTTTAACTGTGGAAGGTCCAATCCTGAGCCTTTTTTAACTGTGGAAGGTCCAATCCTGAGCCTAAGCCAACAGTAGTACCTGCTTTTAACAAATACCATTATTATTATAGAGTGAGCAGCCTTTTTATGTTTGCTGTCATGCTTTCAAAACACAGGGCTGGTGTATCCCATTGGTGCAAAGCACAGAATGAATTCTTCAGAGATGAAACAGATCTCAGTTTCTTCTCCACTTACTTGCAACATCAGTGAAAACTATTCTCCTCCAAACCTCATGCAAGCAGATGTCCACACTGTCAACTGGCAAAGGCCATCTATAAGTGAAGAGAGCTTTACCTCAAGTCTGAATGACTCCCAAGAGTCTGACTCTGAAAGCCTTGTTCGAGAGACACAGTACCAGTTGGAGCTCCAGAGGTGGATTGATGAAAATGAAGAGCTGGTAGAACTGTGTTCAGATGAGTTGGAGAATGACAGCTTAGAAGGAGatagcttggaggagatgattctaaaagaaggacttggggatgacACAGGTCGATGTACCACTGGAATACAAAAGAATAATGGTGATGGAAGGTAAGGCATGGGATtttacagcttcacagattgcatcaggctgcaagggaccctcaaggtcatcttgtttgccccccctgcagtcagcagggacacctctaattagatcaggctgcccagggccacatcaagtctgatttttaatgtctccaggggtggggtctcaaccacatccctggtcaacctgtttCAGTATGTCACCACTCTGattgcaaagaacttcctcctgatgtccaacctgaatctcccctgctccagtttcaaactgttgcctcttgtcctatcactacagacctttccaaacagtccctccccagtcttcctgtaggtccccttcagatactgaaatacagctctaaaggtctccctggagccttctcttctccagactgacagccccaagtctcccagcctgtcttcacaggagaggtgctccagacctttcaTGATGTTtgaggccctcctctggagtctGGACTTTAGTAAACCAGTTAAATAGTTCTAACACTTCAAAAGCTTCCACTCCTCAGAATTTAcatgacatagaatcatagaattgtttcagttgaaaacaagtaggctggaggtgaggagaaagttcttcccagaaagaggaattggccattggaatgtgctgcccagggaggtggtggagtcgccatccctggaggtgttcaaaaaaggattggacttggcacttgaagtcatggtttagttagtcatgaggtgttgggtgctacgttgaacttgatgatctctgaggtcttctccaacctcactgattctatgaaaagacctcaaggatcatctagaccGACTCTCACCACCATCACAGCCTTTAAACCATGGCCtgcagtgccatgtccacatctTCAAGACCAATTTACGTTGCCAAAGTGCTTAAGTTTTGTCCTGAAAGCTGTGCAAGTCCAAAATCCACATTTCCAGGCCCACATTATTATCCTTTAGAAAGCATTAACTCAGCACATAAAACAAAATGTAATTTGCTGTCATAGACATAAAAGGGCTTAACGCTGTACAAATTGGGAATAACTCACAAGTTTAAAGGGATTAAATTAAACCTGAAGCAATCATAATGTGCAGTTTCAGTTTAATTGTCTACTTAAGAGGAAATGGCAAACAAATGAAGGCTAAATGATTAATAGCATCCTTGCATTCACCTCCTCACCAGGCAAAACGGCCAGTTACTGAATATTTGATTGTGAGTGCAAATGATGTTAATTGTACTGGAAACATGCTCTAATTTTtagtggtttggtggtggttttttttttttcctttttggacTGAATGTGAGGCTCTTCATTAAATGgagatttaatttttattttgtttgaacTTAGCCTAGTAAGTACTCCAATCCAGTCCATTAACTGGAGCAAATATCACAGCATCTACATCTGAAACCCCCTCTCTACATCCATTACTAACCTGGGAATTTGAAGAGGAGACACTGCATCTGTTGTCTGCATGCAACACTTTTGTTGACGGGCACAGAGTCCATCTAACCTTTCTATCAAGTTGGAGGGAGGAATAAAAGGTGCACTTTTTGTCTGCAGATGATTAGAGATGAAGGAGCTCTTCACACTCATTTCGCTCCCCGTGCGGTGACCTGGCCTGCAGAACACAATTGAGCTGCTGTGCACACATTTCAGCACAATAGAACTCTTTAGCATTATACTGTGTTATCTGAATCCTTGCAATTGTACCACATATTTCTGTACTCATTTCAAAATGTGCTCACCTTTTTCTGTGTACCTGGGGTGTGTGGCAACTGGGAATAATAATCATCTTCACCAGCATAAATCATCTAATCCCTGCCACGCAGCCTACCCCGGCACCAATGCTTACCTGAAATGAAAAAGCATGGCTGGAGAGACAGATTAGTTTGTTATTAGGAGCCACTTGAAAGAGAGGCACAGGCATGGAACTAATTTAGAAAGGATGAATAAATGATTTATGGAAATGATATTAGAATTAACTGAGCCCCAGGTTGGAGAATCCAGCAGATCAGGATGTTTCTGTTAGTAAGGAGCTGAAGAGTCAACCAGGTTTCGGTGCCTGTACATCAGTCCCTCTCTGCATTTGTCAGTGCTCAAGAAACCAGGACTGCACTGCAGGTCCAGTTAAGAGGAAAACAGTGTTAAaagccttttttcctcccacacTTCTTACTcctgccactgcctgcccaTTTCCTGGAAGCCAATTTGTATGTGTTTAGCTCCTGCAGTTGGTTTTCCTCCTGTTAGATCATAAATAAAATCAGCTGTGGGGTTCTGAAGGCTTTGTTTGCTTGATGAGAGTTGACAGGTGTAGCTTAGAGCAACTGTGTGGGCACTTGTTGAAAACAGATAAACAAatacaacccaaacaa is part of the Dryobates pubescens isolate bDryPub1 chromosome 34, bDryPub1.pri, whole genome shotgun sequence genome and harbors:
- the CRTAM gene encoding cytotoxic and regulatory T-cell molecule — translated: MTFTRVLHVAALFLMQGDFPGAGSEVVTLKEGEDLNLNCTLSTDNSSALQWLNPHGFAIFLNNQRALRDQRYKLLHHSTDELSIQLSNITVQDEGVYKCFCYGTPFKSKNKTVEVLAAPSHPVLEVSQDTERSITLSCYTQGCKPQPQITWLLDNGIELPGDTKHKLEADGKKWTTTSTLTVLAYGPNSTASCAVRHPALREEKLMSSFLFENLPRTVTKPNPASAAPEVDTHVPETEQPTGPEVTPPAAGKEGLAGSSTYHVPNGTEAAFNGNVTEEELSKTEAPLPSENVTVISITFEEDPKSEGIKKKEKNLLLPILVAALIFALLIIVLLFMRKLKKAHGVWKRENDVSEQTLESYKSRSNEDCPGHEKNGHAVSQKPSMQYVTEGCMETTQKPPRDKNIATREKLFGCGKETDV